Proteins found in one Bremerella volcania genomic segment:
- the astD gene encoding succinylglutamate-semialdehyde dehydrogenase, with protein MHYVNGKWQQGYGEPFVSNNPVTEEMLWQGQAATTEEVHQAFAAADEAQAAWSALGWEERAKAIRRFATVVNQHVDILTKAISDEVGKPLWDAATEAKAVAAKCEITIDAYQQLCDETQVSTNTLNGRVVYRPLGVVAVIGPFNFPAHIANGQIVPALLAGNCVVFKPSELTPYAAQVMVELWEKAGLPPGVLNLVQGGVSTSQAILAEPKLRGLFFTGSRATGVKLREALTHRLEVLLALELGGNNPLIVHRPASIDETVDRVIKSAYLTSGQRCTCARRLIVTGDAEPILRRLVEKTRDITVGRPSDQPEPFMGSLIHANAVQNVLRFQSDLLAHGAIPLIESKQLSLGAAFVSPGIIDVTNCTSRTDEEVFGPLLQVIRVPDLDAAIREANDTQYGLAAGILCADRAHFDRFREHIQSGLINWNLPTTGASGRLPFGGIGQSGNYRPAGYHAINFCHVPIAEVEALPEGTDAK; from the coding sequence ATGCATTACGTCAATGGTAAATGGCAACAAGGCTACGGCGAGCCGTTTGTCAGCAATAACCCCGTCACAGAAGAGATGCTCTGGCAGGGACAAGCCGCCACGACTGAAGAGGTCCATCAAGCCTTTGCCGCGGCTGACGAGGCACAAGCTGCCTGGTCAGCCCTCGGCTGGGAAGAACGTGCTAAGGCAATCCGTCGCTTTGCAACGGTAGTGAATCAACATGTCGACATCCTCACCAAGGCAATCTCTGACGAAGTTGGCAAACCACTATGGGATGCAGCGACCGAGGCGAAAGCGGTCGCGGCCAAATGCGAGATCACGATTGATGCTTATCAACAACTTTGTGATGAAACACAAGTAAGTACCAACACCCTCAACGGGCGTGTCGTCTACCGGCCGCTGGGCGTCGTAGCGGTGATCGGGCCATTTAACTTCCCAGCCCATATTGCTAACGGTCAGATCGTACCTGCTCTGTTGGCTGGCAACTGCGTCGTATTCAAACCGAGTGAGCTAACACCGTACGCTGCCCAAGTAATGGTCGAGTTATGGGAAAAAGCTGGTTTACCACCAGGAGTCTTGAATCTCGTCCAGGGAGGCGTTTCTACGAGCCAAGCCATCTTGGCCGAACCCAAGCTTCGCGGACTCTTTTTCACCGGAAGTCGCGCAACCGGTGTTAAGTTGCGAGAGGCTTTGACGCATCGTCTCGAAGTTTTGTTGGCTTTGGAACTGGGTGGCAACAATCCTTTGATCGTTCACCGACCGGCAAGCATTGATGAGACGGTCGATAGGGTGATTAAGTCCGCATATCTTACTTCCGGGCAGCGCTGCACTTGTGCAAGAAGGCTCATCGTAACAGGCGACGCCGAGCCAATACTCCGACGGCTCGTTGAGAAGACTCGAGATATTACAGTTGGCAGACCAAGTGATCAGCCAGAACCTTTTATGGGATCATTAATCCACGCCAATGCCGTCCAAAATGTGCTTCGGTTTCAATCCGATCTACTCGCCCATGGTGCGATTCCGCTCATTGAGTCCAAGCAGTTGTCCCTCGGCGCAGCGTTTGTAAGTCCTGGAATCATCGACGTCACAAATTGTACGTCGCGAACGGACGAAGAAGTTTTTGGCCCGCTTCTGCAAGTAATACGCGTCCCTGATCTGGATGCCGCGATTCGGGAAGCGAATGACACCCAGTACGGACTTGCCGCCGGAATCTTGTGCGCTGACCGAGCCCACTTCGACCGATTCCGAGAACACATCCAATCTGGTCTCATTAACTGGAATCTTCCCACAACCGGCGCCAGCGGTCGATTGCCGTTTGGTGGAATCGGTCAAAGCGGCAACTATCGTCCGGCCGGTTATCATGCCATCAACTTTTGCCATGTTCCGATCGCCGAAGTCGAGGCCTTGCCGGAAGGAACCGATGCCAAGTGA
- a CDS encoding arginine N-succinyltransferase, translated as MLIRPVEERDLDQLHELAQLTKYGLTTLPKDRAVFEKRVRQSLRAFEDLNDADPQGQLYLFVMEDTSLHKVVGTCGIVSKVGGFKPFYAFRLETEIQESKTLGSKHQHRVLHLFKNHDGPTEIGSLFLHPDFRGGGNGRVLSLSRFLFIAEYPKLFEQEVIAEMRGVVDEAGHSPFWEALGVHFFGIDFPNADMLSLINKDFIEELIPRHPVYLDLLSPEAQASVAEVHPNTVPARRLLESEGFAYHDMVDIFEAGPVLHCPQDEIRTVKQSRVLTVVSIVSSLEKDALMAVVSAKDGYFRTSGGKISETRDGLVLESQLAEDLKVSVGQSVRFAPLKAAH; from the coding sequence ATGCTCATTCGGCCTGTGGAAGAACGCGACCTCGATCAACTGCACGAACTGGCGCAGTTGACGAAGTACGGGCTCACGACGCTCCCCAAAGACCGAGCGGTCTTTGAAAAGCGGGTACGGCAAAGTCTTCGTGCCTTTGAAGACCTGAACGATGCAGATCCCCAAGGCCAGCTCTATTTGTTTGTGATGGAAGACACTTCTCTACACAAAGTGGTGGGTACGTGTGGAATCGTATCAAAGGTCGGCGGCTTCAAGCCTTTCTACGCTTTTCGTCTGGAAACGGAAATTCAAGAGTCGAAGACACTGGGTAGTAAACATCAACATCGCGTTTTGCACTTGTTCAAGAATCATGATGGCCCGACGGAGATTGGGAGTCTCTTTCTGCATCCAGATTTTCGGGGTGGAGGCAACGGACGAGTGCTGTCGCTCTCTCGCTTTCTCTTTATTGCTGAGTATCCCAAGCTTTTTGAGCAGGAGGTGATTGCCGAGATGCGCGGCGTTGTCGACGAAGCTGGCCACAGCCCTTTTTGGGAGGCGCTTGGGGTCCACTTCTTCGGCATTGACTTTCCCAATGCGGATATGCTGAGTCTCATCAATAAGGACTTCATCGAAGAACTGATTCCCCGGCATCCCGTTTACCTCGATCTCCTCTCGCCGGAAGCTCAAGCTTCGGTGGCCGAGGTACATCCCAATACGGTTCCTGCTCGCCGCTTACTGGAAAGCGAAGGTTTCGCGTACCACGACATGGTCGACATCTTCGAGGCTGGCCCCGTACTCCATTGCCCGCAAGACGAGATTCGTACCGTCAAGCAGAGTCGTGTTCTAACGGTGGTGTCCATCGTATCGTCGTTGGAAAAAGACGCACTCATGGCCGTTGTTTCGGCAAAGGACGGCTATTTCCGTACCAGTGGTGGAAAGATTTCCGAAACACGCGATGGCCTCGTGTTAGAGTCCCAACTTGCGGAAGATCTGAAAGTAAGCGTTGGTCAATCGGTTCGGTTTGCCCCCCTTAAAGCGGCGCATTAA
- a CDS encoding aminotransferase class III-fold pyridoxal phosphate-dependent enzyme encodes MDSKSLTAQQLLSDPRVTQATELLTAALAEHSAKLSARGPNVELSEPYQKWLDSFAELRGNSLFFPYLGSGAGQGALVELADGSVKYDMITGIGVHAMGHANPELLQELIPAILSDTVMQGNLQQNTESLLLSMQLVTLANQHGASLDHCFLSSSGAMANENAFKIMFQHRTGSSRVLAFENAFAGRTHLTGQVTDRPKNRVGQPLTVPVDYVPFFDANRPQESTHETLQTVERYLKRHPNAHCGFIMELVQGEGGYYSAPRDYFVALCHLLRELQIPVFFDEIQTFGRTYAPFAFQMLELDEFADVVTVGKMSQVCATLFRKELNPKPGLLSQTFTSSTTAIVAARWILRKLVEGSFYGPRGRIAEIYDRFVARFEAIHAKAPDRIRGPWGIGGMIAFTPLDGSPEAAKKVLHALYEAGVIAFVAGVDPARVRFLPPFISLSDEEITKVCDLVESVLLSDVFDQ; translated from the coding sequence ATGGATTCCAAATCCCTGACTGCCCAACAGCTTTTGTCCGATCCCCGTGTTACTCAGGCAACCGAACTTCTAACGGCAGCATTGGCGGAACACTCTGCCAAGCTAAGTGCCCGCGGCCCCAATGTTGAACTGTCCGAACCGTATCAGAAGTGGCTCGATTCGTTTGCCGAGTTGCGCGGAAACTCGCTGTTCTTTCCCTATCTTGGTAGTGGAGCAGGGCAGGGCGCGCTGGTGGAACTCGCCGATGGAAGTGTCAAGTACGACATGATCACTGGGATTGGCGTCCACGCCATGGGGCACGCGAATCCGGAGCTTTTGCAGGAACTTATCCCGGCCATATTGTCCGATACCGTCATGCAGGGAAACCTGCAGCAGAACACGGAATCGCTGCTGCTGTCGATGCAGCTGGTAACGCTCGCCAATCAACACGGTGCTTCGCTTGACCACTGTTTCCTTTCAAGCAGCGGCGCAATGGCCAACGAGAACGCATTCAAGATCATGTTCCAACATCGAACAGGATCAAGCCGCGTATTGGCATTCGAGAACGCGTTTGCGGGGCGGACACACCTAACCGGACAGGTCACCGATCGACCGAAGAATCGCGTTGGGCAGCCTCTAACCGTCCCGGTGGATTACGTTCCTTTTTTTGATGCCAATCGGCCGCAAGAAAGCACCCACGAAACATTGCAGACGGTGGAGCGATACCTGAAACGCCACCCCAACGCACACTGCGGTTTCATCATGGAACTGGTTCAAGGGGAAGGAGGGTACTACAGTGCTCCGCGAGACTACTTCGTTGCCCTTTGCCATCTGCTTCGCGAGCTTCAGATTCCAGTCTTCTTCGACGAAATCCAGACGTTCGGTCGGACGTACGCTCCGTTTGCCTTTCAAATGCTTGAGCTGGATGAGTTTGCCGATGTGGTTACTGTGGGAAAGATGTCACAGGTTTGTGCGACCCTCTTTAGAAAAGAACTCAATCCGAAGCCTGGGCTGTTGAGTCAGACGTTTACTTCCTCGACAACCGCTATTGTTGCCGCGCGCTGGATATTGCGGAAACTGGTCGAAGGAAGCTTCTACGGTCCGCGGGGGCGCATCGCGGAGATTTACGATCGGTTCGTAGCCCGCTTTGAGGCGATTCATGCAAAGGCCCCTGATCGCATTCGTGGCCCTTGGGGAATTGGGGGCATGATTGCCTTCACACCCTTGGATGGGTCACCGGAAGCCGCGAAGAAGGTGTTGCACGCGTTGTACGAAGCAGGCGTCATCGCCTTTGTGGCAGGTGTTGACCCGGCACGCGTACGATTCCTACCGCCGTTTATTTCATTGTCTGATGAAGAAATCACCAAAGTCTGCGACCTAGTGGAAAGTGTCCTCCTGTCTGACGTATTCGATCAATAG